The window GCTGAGCTGCCAGAGAGAAGTGCCTCTGCCCTCAGCGTCAAGATGAAGGGAGGGGACCAGTCTTCACCCCACCAGCCTACAATAGCACCAACATGGGGACCCAGATATGACGCTCGAGGTGTGGGCCTGCCGCCCACAACACTGGGTCCGTATGTGTGGGGCCTGGGACTGGTATGTGGCTGAGCACAGGCTGGGTGGAGTGGATCTTTCGGGGAAGGGGACCCTGATGGCCGTGGGGCAGGTCCCATAGGTCGTACCCGGAATATCTGGCGCAGGTACTCCAGGGCCTTCTCTAGATATTCATCTGTCTTCCGGACGCTGTCTTGCCCCATCTCGTCCAGGTCGTTGGCTGGGTAGGAGCCGCTGGTGTCCATGGAGCTAAAGCCCAGCCATGAGAGGAATGAGTGGCCAGCCGGGCTCTCCGCACACTGGTCTGAGATGGACTTGGCTGTGTGTTTGGCCTGTGTGATGAGCTGAGCGAGGCGTAGGACCTGCAAGGGAGGTGCGGGCAGGTCACCAGGTCACCAGTAGTACAGGCCTGTGCTGCCACCCAGGCAGGCTGGCCGGGGGCCCCAAGAGCAATGCACAGCCAGACTGCTGAGTGTCGGGAGGAGCAGCTTCCACCGGAGGACTTTTAAAGACTAAAGGATGATCATCTAAATTTGAAATT is drawn from Piliocolobus tephrosceles isolate RC106 unplaced genomic scaffold, ASM277652v3 unscaffolded_41077, whole genome shotgun sequence and contains these coding sequences:
- the LOC111534470 gene encoding sphingomyelin phosphodiesterase 4-like, which translates into the protein MFGPEARTLVLRLAQLITQAKHTAKSISDQCAESPAGHSFLSWLGFSSMDTSGSYPANDLDEMGQDSVRKTDEYLEKALEYLRQIFRLSEAQLRQFTLALGTPQDENGKKQLPDCIVGEDGLILTPLGRYQIINGLRRFEIEYQ